The Streptomyces phaeolivaceus genome has a window encoding:
- a CDS encoding RICIN domain-containing protein, translated as MTRTWAGRVFASATAFAIGAAFAIASATTASAYQPSPANLYTANNTAACNKNPCVLYPKSAQLPSGRIVAAFENSQTAPVGQTMPLHKSDDDGTTWAKLADIQAPAYLSGDSAYAKYTSNWTNPYLYVLPQAVGSLSAGTLLLASIVSGDDAYYQEQKAANSSWTPSGDGDRKDVALALYASTDDGATWSFKNIIEAGGWQGGSAGAVGRVSAANTNAQVDPIWEPHLLAHNGKLIAYYSDEKDYTGYDTTTGAPTLDPDNDTATDSGGQVLLHRTWDGTSASAWSSPVVDVPGSTVSMGGGKTEIGGGRPGMTTIAPTTDGKWLLTYEYWGGGTNVRYRISDDPLKFFSATDAAITALPVPSGGNKLSTGGSPVLLPMPDGRIAYNASGSGSVWVNESGLSTGTWKQYQTTIASGYSRNLQYVDGTGRVLILQASWSGGSVGPVKYAEVDLGRSDGTYYSLVNRLTGQVLSTASGKTQDANLTGDTPDLVLSADSAAATQRWHMTAKGSDTTLLNKAGGRAAAIWTGSATAGQKLAQWVDDDATDKKWTLVSTTDGYYRLRSARNTSLYMTGATAGGSVTLAASASDGSQEWLPVADPLPTASTFTLKGTNSGRCLDVPNGQTGVQVQVYDCSGNANQTITRTTAGELRVSGKCLAANADGTTTGTKVILWACNGKTSQQWAFRVDGTIVNRSNGLVLDVNGAGTANGSKVQLWTGLGSTNQTWTRS; from the coding sequence TTGACAAGAACCTGGGCTGGAAGAGTTTTCGCCTCGGCGACAGCCTTCGCGATAGGTGCGGCATTCGCCATTGCCTCCGCGACAACCGCGTCGGCGTATCAGCCGAGTCCCGCGAACCTGTATACGGCGAACAACACCGCCGCGTGCAACAAGAACCCCTGCGTCCTCTACCCCAAGTCGGCCCAGCTGCCGAGCGGGCGGATCGTCGCGGCGTTCGAGAACAGCCAGACCGCCCCGGTGGGGCAGACGATGCCTCTCCACAAGAGCGACGACGACGGTACGACGTGGGCGAAACTGGCCGACATCCAGGCCCCCGCGTATCTCTCCGGCGACTCCGCGTACGCGAAGTACACCAGCAACTGGACCAACCCGTATCTCTACGTCCTCCCGCAGGCCGTCGGCTCCCTGAGTGCCGGCACGCTGCTGCTGGCGAGCATCGTCTCGGGCGACGACGCCTACTACCAGGAGCAGAAGGCCGCGAACTCCAGCTGGACGCCGTCCGGTGACGGCGACCGCAAGGACGTGGCGCTCGCCCTCTACGCGAGCACGGACGACGGCGCGACCTGGAGCTTCAAGAACATCATCGAGGCCGGCGGCTGGCAGGGCGGCAGCGCCGGAGCCGTCGGCCGGGTCTCGGCGGCCAACACCAACGCCCAGGTCGACCCCATCTGGGAACCGCACCTCCTCGCCCACAACGGCAAGCTCATCGCCTACTACTCCGACGAGAAGGACTACACCGGCTACGACACCACCACGGGCGCCCCGACCCTCGACCCGGACAACGACACGGCGACCGACTCCGGCGGCCAGGTCCTCCTGCACCGGACCTGGGACGGCACCAGCGCCTCGGCCTGGAGCAGCCCGGTCGTCGACGTCCCCGGCTCCACGGTGAGCATGGGCGGCGGCAAGACGGAGATCGGCGGCGGCCGGCCCGGCATGACGACCATCGCGCCCACGACCGACGGCAAGTGGCTGCTGACGTACGAGTACTGGGGCGGCGGCACCAACGTCCGCTACCGGATCTCCGACGACCCGCTGAAGTTCTTCTCGGCCACGGACGCCGCGATCACCGCGCTGCCCGTGCCCTCGGGCGGCAACAAGCTGTCCACCGGGGGCAGCCCGGTCCTCCTGCCCATGCCCGACGGCCGGATCGCCTACAACGCGTCCGGCAGCGGCAGCGTCTGGGTGAACGAGTCCGGTCTGAGCACCGGCACCTGGAAGCAGTACCAGACGACCATCGCCTCCGGTTACAGCCGCAACCTCCAGTACGTCGACGGCACGGGACGCGTCCTGATCCTCCAGGCCTCCTGGAGCGGCGGCAGCGTCGGCCCCGTGAAGTACGCCGAAGTCGACCTCGGCCGCTCCGACGGCACCTACTACAGCCTCGTCAACCGGCTGACCGGCCAGGTCCTGTCCACCGCGTCCGGCAAGACGCAGGACGCCAACCTCACCGGCGACACCCCCGACCTCGTACTGAGCGCCGACTCCGCCGCCGCCACCCAGCGCTGGCACATGACCGCCAAGGGCAGCGACACGACACTGCTCAACAAGGCCGGCGGCCGTGCGGCAGCCATCTGGACCGGCAGCGCGACGGCCGGGCAGAAGCTGGCACAGTGGGTCGACGACGATGCCACCGACAAGAAGTGGACCCTCGTCTCCACCACCGACGGCTACTACCGACTCCGCTCGGCCCGTAACACCAGCCTGTACATGACCGGGGCCACCGCGGGCGGCTCCGTCACCCTGGCCGCGTCGGCCTCCGACGGCTCGCAGGAGTGGCTGCCGGTCGCGGACCCGCTCCCCACGGCCTCGACCTTCACCCTGAAGGGCACCAACTCCGGCCGCTGCCTCGATGTCCCCAACGGCCAGACGGGCGTCCAGGTCCAGGTCTACGACTGCTCGGGCAACGCCAACCAGACCATCACCCGGACCACGGCCGGTGAGCTCCGAGTATCCGGCAAGTGCCTGGCCGCCAACGCCGACGGCACCACCACGGGCACCAAGGTCATCCTGTGGGCCTGCAACGGGAAGACCAGCCAGCAGTGGGCCTTCCGGGTCGACGGCACCATCGTCAACCGCTCCAACGGCCTGGTCCTCGACGTGAACGGCGCGGGCACGGCCAACGGGTCGAAGGTCCAGCTGTGGACCGGCCTGGGCAGCACCAACCAGACCTGGACCCGAAGCTAG
- a CDS encoding LacI family DNA-binding transcriptional regulator, whose amino-acid sequence MTGRGKNRQEAQHGLLTSIAAEAGVSLSTVSKVVHRRRDVGASTRDRVEELLARHGYVRPWDQDPAAPRQIIVVFRDLSGPYTLEVVRGIVDAAGELGIDVVTGTTGRRSISGWLEKCVALGAAGIVIVISMLAEEDQRRIVEQRLPVVLIDPLSAPSEDIPSIGVTNWSGAREAVQHLLGLGHTRIGMVAGRSHSLAGAARLHGYRAALGEAGIGYDPAIVRSTDFDYTEALAACLQILRADDPPTAVFAASDAQALGVLEAARQQGLAVPEDLSVMSFDDTLVAAMACPPLSAVRQPFEELGREATRVLMDLSEGRPPASSRIELATELVVRTSTSVRRRVNTA is encoded by the coding sequence GTGACAGGTCGAGGCAAGAATCGGCAGGAGGCGCAGCACGGTCTGCTCACGAGCATCGCCGCCGAGGCGGGGGTCTCGCTGAGCACCGTTTCCAAGGTGGTGCACCGGCGCCGTGACGTGGGCGCCTCGACAAGGGACCGGGTCGAGGAACTGCTGGCGCGGCACGGGTATGTCCGCCCGTGGGATCAGGACCCTGCCGCGCCCCGGCAGATCATCGTCGTCTTCCGCGACCTGTCCGGCCCGTACACGCTGGAAGTGGTTCGCGGCATCGTCGACGCGGCGGGCGAACTGGGCATCGACGTGGTCACGGGGACGACCGGCAGGCGGTCCATCTCGGGGTGGTTGGAAAAGTGCGTGGCGCTCGGCGCGGCGGGCATCGTGATCGTGATCTCGATGCTGGCCGAGGAGGACCAGAGGCGGATCGTCGAGCAGCGGCTGCCCGTGGTGCTGATCGACCCGCTCAGCGCGCCGTCGGAGGACATCCCGAGCATCGGCGTGACGAACTGGAGCGGGGCCCGGGAGGCGGTTCAGCACCTGCTGGGCCTCGGGCACACGCGGATCGGGATGGTCGCGGGCCGCTCGCACTCCCTGGCCGGGGCGGCACGCCTGCACGGCTATCGGGCGGCGCTGGGCGAGGCCGGAATCGGCTACGACCCGGCCATCGTGCGCTCCACCGACTTCGACTACACCGAGGCGCTCGCCGCGTGCCTGCAGATCCTGCGGGCCGACGACCCGCCCACGGCCGTCTTCGCGGCCAGCGACGCGCAGGCGCTCGGCGTACTGGAGGCGGCCCGGCAGCAGGGGCTGGCCGTGCCGGAGGACCTGTCGGTGATGTCGTTCGACGACACGCTGGTGGCGGCCATGGCCTGCCCGCCGCTGAGCGCGGTGCGTCAGCCGTTCGAGGAACTGGGACGGGAGGCGACCCGGGTGCTCATGGATCTCTCGGAGGGCCGACCGCCCGCGTCCTCGCGCATCGAACTCGCCACGGAGCTGGTCGTGCGGACCTCCACGTCCGTTCGCCGCCGCGTCAATACCGCGTGA